A stretch of DNA from Mucilaginibacter daejeonensis:
TGGTAAAGCATGGTCATCTTACCGGCCGATGTGCGGCTGTTTCCCTTGATATCGAAGCTTAACTTATCAAGCCATCCCGAAGTGATCTTGACCAGTGCGAACGGCATCACCGCCTTGTTCAGGTCCTCCATATCCATCGGGCCTAAAAAACCTTTATAGTCATAGTTTAGGCTGGGAGAGGAGAGGTCGAAATTCAGGTCGGCTTGTAGCGGCCCGCTATCCATTAGCCTCGAGTTGAGCTTGATGCGGGTTACGTGGTCGCGCTTCAACGCATCCTCGTTATTGGTCAGGTTAAGTAAATAACCATTAGTGCTGTTGAACGATATAAAACCTGGCTTGCCTGAGCGGCGTCCTTTGGCCCTGTAGGTCACATTTAGGTCGTGCAATTCCACGGTATCGAGCGTGAGGTTGGCCGGCAGGCGCTTGATCGCCAGTTGCGGGAAGGTATTTATGCGGTCTCCTTTAACCTCTATAGCTCCGGGTTTAGGCCTTTCGGTGTTCACCACCAGGTCGCTATGCCTGAAAGTAAGCTTAGAACCATGGATGAGGCGGTATTTGTTATAATTCTTGAAGTTGAATCCATCCAGTTGCAAACTATCAACATTGAAGTTGTACCACGTGCGGATCTTTCGGTTGATGAAAAGGCTATCTGCCAATGGCTGCAAGCCAACGTTGTAAGCCTGTAACTGCTGACTCAGGGTGGAGTACTTCATCAGCCCTACCTTGAACTGGTATAGCCCATTGGAAGTTGGTCGGCTAAAATTGTTTAGCTCGATCTGGATATCCTTAAAATAATAAAAGCGTGAATTATCGAACTGGGTGGTAGAGTCGATCAGGAGTTCATTACCCGTCAAATTCATCTCCTTCAGGGCCGAGATCTCTACATGGTTGCCCGAGTGGTCTTTGTACATCAGCTTCACATCATTCAGCATCACCTGTTTAATGTGGATAGAACTTAATGAGCTTCTGATCCGTTGCCAGGCGGTCAATCGGCTTTTGGCGGTAGTGTCTTTTTTGTGATTGAGCTGGTAGTTCACCTGCAATTCAGGAGCGCTCAGTACGATCTGGCCAATGTTGAGTTGATGCTCAAAATAAAGTTTAAGCGGATGCATGCGCCGTATGGCTATGCGCTTTACTTTAAGCGTGTACAAGTTGTTAGGGGCGATGCCTTGCGCCAAACGCTGGCGATACACCGCCATATTAGGCCTCAAGGTAAGATTGTGTATCACCAGTTTTCCTTGCACGATGTGGAACTCGGCATCGTTAAAGTCCGCTTGGTAGAGGCTGTCGGTACTGATCAACACAGTGCTACGCACCTTACTGGCTAAAATAGGCGACCAGTAACGGTTGATGAAGAAGGCTACGATGGTGATCACTAACACCAGCGCCATTAACGATAAGAACAATTTGCTTTGCCATCTGGGCTTACACTTTTCCCTCATTATCCAATATCTCCTCGGGCAGAAAAAAAGTAATGCATGTTCAGGTGTTGTACCATCGTCGCCCTAAAATAGCTATTTATGTGTGTAATGGCAAATCCACTGTACACCGATAATTACGAGCTTTGGAAAATAAATAACTTTTGAAGGTCAAATTTTTAGGTTCGCTGCCAATATGTCACGTATTAGAATGATTATTTGTATTTTTGCGCTCCCTAAAATTCGAAACGTATAATGGATCTGCTGATACCGGATAAGACACATGATGAGAGCAGGCAAGGTGAGGCGTTAGTGCTTGATCAGATACCTGAAAAAAATAACGGCCGCAAGCTGTACATCGAGAGCTATGGCTGCGCCATGAATTTTTCAGACAGCGAGATCGTTGCCTCCATATTGGCCGACCGTGGTTTTGAAACAACCAAGGATTACAGCGAGGCAGATGTGGTGTTCATCAACACTTGCTCCATTCGTGAGAATGCGGAGCAGCGCGTACGTAACCGCCTGAAAGAATTCACCGTTGCCAAGGTAAAGAACCCTGGTATGGTGGTAGGGGTGTTGGGCTGCATGGCCGAGCGGTTGAAAGCCAAATTCCTAGAAGAAGAAAAACTGGTGGACGTAGTGGTTGGCCCCGATGCCTACCGTGATCTGCCAAACCTGATCGACCAGGTAGACGATGGCCAAAAGGCGGTCAACGTATTGCTTTCGCGTGAGGAGACCTACGCCGATATCAACCCGGTACGTTTGAATAGCAACGGCATCAATGCCTTTGTATCGATCATGCGTGGTTGCGATAATATGTGCTCGTTCTGCGTGGTGCCGTTCACCCGTGGTCGCGAACGCAGCCGAGATCCGTTCTCCATCGTAAAGGAATGTACCGACCTGTTCAACCAGGGCTACCGCGAGGTGACCTTATTGGGCCAGAACGTCGATTCATATAAATGGAATACCTCGCCAAAGGCCAAAGCCGATGATCGCCGTGCAGAAGGTCTTACTGAAGCATATATATTGGAAGAGGCTGAAGCTACCGGTTCTACGGTGGCTCTCGCTGGTGCCGAAGGCGTATGCGGTACAGTCAACTTTGCGCAACTGCTGGAGATGGTAGCCGCCATAAGTCCTGACCTGCGTATCCGTTTTTCGACCTCGCATCCTAAAGACATCACCGACGAGGTGCTTTATGTGATGGCCAAGCATGATAATATTTGTAAATACATACACCTGCCGGTGCAGTCGGGCAACAGCCGCGTACTGGATCTGATGAATCGTACCTACGACCGCGAGTGGTATATGAACCGGGTAGAGGCCATACGCCGTATCATACCGGGTTGCGCCATCTCGACCGATGTAATCACCGGTTTTTGCACCGAGACAGAGGAAGAGCACCAGGATACCCTGAGCATGATGGATTTTGTGGGTTATGATTTTGCTTACATGTTCAGCTACTCGGAGCGCCCGGGCACTTTGGCCGCCAAACGCTACGCCGACGATATACCGGAGGCCGTGAAAAGCCGTCGCTTAAAAGAAGTAGTGGCCAAGCAACAACAGCACTCGCACGCACGCCTGCAACAGCAATTAGGCAAGGTGCAAAAGGTGCTGATAGAAGGCTATTCCAAAAAATCGAACCTTGACTATTGCGGCCGCAGCGACCATAACGCCATGGTGGTGTTCCCGGTAGGCGAAGGTTACAAACCTGGCCAATACGTTAACGTACTGGTCGACCGCTGTACCACAGCTACGCTGATTGGAACAGTAGTAAAGTAATTAGAAGCAAGAGCTAAGAAGCCAGATGCGAGAGAAATTCGACATGTGCAAGGGTATATCAGTATGACCAGGCATAATTTCAAAAATCTAAAGATTTGGCAGAAGGCGATGGACCTTACGGATATGACCTATGAGTACTGTAAGCAACTTCCGACCGAAGAACGCTTTAATCTTATCGATCAACTTAATAGGTCTTCTTGCTCGGTTCCGAGTAATATTGCTGAGGGTTCAGGAAAGCGAACGAATATTCATTTTGCCGAGTTCTTAACAACATCGTTGACCTCATGTTACGAGTTGGAGACTCAACTGTTGATCTGTGAACGAAGAAAGTATGGCAAACCGGAGAGTCTAATGCAATGCCTTGAAACGGCAGAAGAATTGCAAAGGATGATCTTTGCTTTCAGAGAACACGTATTGAACAGGTAGAGTGGGCTATTGCTCTTGATTCCTGGTTCTTGTTTCTAAAAGTCTATTTCTATGAACGTACAAGAGATCAAACAACGCTTCGGTATCATCGGCAATTCGCCGTTGCTTAACCGGGCTATAGATATTGCCAACCAAGTGGCGCCTACCGATATATCGGTGCTGATCACCGGTGAAAGTGGAAGTGGTAAGGAAGCTTTCTCGCACATAATTCATCAATTGAGTGCGCGTAAGCATGGGCCTTTCATCGCGGTCAATTGCGGTGCCATACCTGAAGGTACCATCGACTCGGAACTTTTCGGTCACGAAAAGGGAGCTTACACAGGCGCCATAGGCGAACGCAAAGGCTATTTTGAAACCGTTAACGGCGGTACCATCTTTTTAGATGAGATAGGGGAGATGCCGTTGGGAACCCAGGCGCGCTTGTTGAGGGTATTGGAGTCGGGGCAGTTCATCCGTGTGGGCTCATCCAAAGTTGAAAAGACCAACGTGCGCGTGATCGCCGCTACCAACGTTGATGTTTATGAGGCGGTGAA
This window harbors:
- a CDS encoding MiaB/RimO family radical SAM methylthiotransferase, whose protein sequence is MDLLIPDKTHDESRQGEALVLDQIPEKNNGRKLYIESYGCAMNFSDSEIVASILADRGFETTKDYSEADVVFINTCSIRENAEQRVRNRLKEFTVAKVKNPGMVVGVLGCMAERLKAKFLEEEKLVDVVVGPDAYRDLPNLIDQVDDGQKAVNVLLSREETYADINPVRLNSNGINAFVSIMRGCDNMCSFCVVPFTRGRERSRDPFSIVKECTDLFNQGYREVTLLGQNVDSYKWNTSPKAKADDRRAEGLTEAYILEEAEATGSTVALAGAEGVCGTVNFAQLLEMVAAISPDLRIRFSTSHPKDITDEVLYVMAKHDNICKYIHLPVQSGNSRVLDLMNRTYDREWYMNRVEAIRRIIPGCAISTDVITGFCTETEEEHQDTLSMMDFVGYDFAYMFSYSERPGTLAAKRYADDIPEAVKSRRLKEVVAKQQQHSHARLQQQLGKVQKVLIEGYSKKSNLDYCGRSDHNAMVVFPVGEGYKPGQYVNVLVDRCTTATLIGTVVK
- a CDS encoding four helix bundle protein, coding for MTRHNFKNLKIWQKAMDLTDMTYEYCKQLPTEERFNLIDQLNRSSCSVPSNIAEGSGKRTNIHFAEFLTTSLTSCYELETQLLICERRKYGKPESLMQCLETAEELQRMIFAFREHVLNR